The following are from one region of the Zonotrichia leucophrys gambelii isolate GWCS_2022_RI chromosome 1A, RI_Zleu_2.0, whole genome shotgun sequence genome:
- the LRRC10 gene encoding leucine-rich repeat-containing protein 10, whose translation MGNSLKAILAFVPSNKCQKYLLEDLEEMPVDKMVDLSGRQMRRLPVHICSFRELVKLYLSDNNLNHLPPELEQLQNLQILALDFNNFKALPLVVCTLKQLCILYLGNNKLCSLPLELRLLQNLKTLWIESNCLQYLPEVVCELSLLKTLHTGSNALRGLPRQLQGLQELRTIWLSGNLLSEFPPVLLDMPFLEVIDVDRNSIRFFPSLAHLPGLKLVIYDHNPCRNAPKVAKGVRRVGRWSEESPEPRKRSGAVIDITLDEKPLLPPAAKAEPDAEPC comes from the coding sequence ATGGGCAACAGTTTGAAAGCCATACTTGCTTTTGTGCCCTCTAACAAGTGCCAGAAGTACCTCCTAGAAGACCTAGAAGAGATGCCAGTGGATAAAATGGTCGATCTGAGTGGCAGGCAGATGAGACGGCTGCCTGTGCACATCTGCTCTTTTAGGGAATTGGTTAAGCTGTACCTGAGTGACAACAACCTGAACCATCTGCCCCccgagctggagcagctgcaaaaCCTGCAGATCTTGGCACTGGACTTCAACAACTTCAAAGCACTGCCCCTAGTTGTGTGCACGCTGAAGCAGCTGTGCATCCTCTACCTGGGCAACAACAAGCTGTGCAGCCTGCCCCTGGAGCTCCGACTCCTGCAGAACCTGAAGACGCTGTGGATCGAGTCCAACTGCCTGCAGTACCTGCCCGAGGTGGTGTGCGAGCTCAGCCTGCTCAAGACGCTGCACACGGGCTCCAACGCGCTGCGCGGGCTCCCTcggcagctgcagggcctgcaggagctgcgcACCATCTGGCTCTCGGGGAACCTGCTCTCCGAGTTCCCGCCCGTGCTCCTGGACATGCCCTTCCTCGAGGTCATCGACGTGGATCGCAATTCCATCCGCTTCTTCCCCAGCCTTGCTCACCTGCCCGGCCTGAAGCTGGTGATCTACGACCACAACCCCTGCAGGAACGCGCCCAAGGTGGCCAAAGGGGTGCGCAGGGTGGGCAGATGGTCAGAGGAGAGCCCCGAGCCCCGCAAGCGATCGGGGGCGGTGATAGATATCACGCTGGACGAGAAGCCATTGCTACCTCCTGCCGCCAAGGCCGAGCCAGACGCCGAGCCCTGCTGA